Genomic segment of Myxococcus stipitatus:
GACGGTGGGTCCTATGACAGGCGTTGGGTGCGCTGCCGGCGGCCGCTCGTCGTCGTGGGCGGTGAGCTGACGCTGGAGATGCTCGACCTCGTCTACTCGCCGGAGGTGAAGTACTACGAGGCCCCGTTCCAGATGAAGGCCAGCAACGGGATGCTCCTCATCGACGACTTCGGCCGTCAGAAGGTGTCGCCGAGGGACCTGCTCAACCGGTGGATTGTCCCGCTGGAGAGCGACATCGACATGCTCACCCTGCACACCGGCAAGAAGCTGCAGGTGCCCTTCGACGTGTTCGCCGCCTTCTCCACCAACCTGGACCCCAGCGCCCTCGTGGACGACGCCTTCCTGCGCCGCGTCCGCTACAAGCTGGAGGTGCAGCGTCCGGACGAGGAGCAGTTCCACCAGATCTTCGAGATCATGTGCCGCAAGCGCGGCGTGGCCTACAACGCCAAGGCCATCGACTACCTCATCGACGCGCACTACCGGCCCCACAACCGGCCCTTCGCGGCCTGTCAGCCTCGCGACCTGCTCGACCAGGTCATCGACATGTCCTACTACCTGGGCCAGGAGCCTCGGTTGGACCCCGCGCTGCTGGACGCCGCCGTGCACAGCTACTTCGTGCGCTTCGACCGGCCGGTGGAGACGACCGCGGCCTCCGCCTCCTGAGCCGTCAGCCCCCCGAGGGCGCCGGAGCGAAGGGGCCCCACGGCGAGGGCTCCAGCCACCGGCGCACCTCGTCCACCGGGACGTTGGCCAGCACGTCGACAATCGACAGTCCCTGCACGAAGCGCCCCTCGCGACCTTGCGCGTAGGGTGGGTGCCGGAAGCGCTGCCACAACACGCGCACGTCCGCGTCCCGGAACAGGCTCACCTGCAGGTACAGCGACGAGCCCAGCCCCGAGTAGTACGTCTGGGCTTTCAGCTGGCGGCAGTACTCCACCAGCCGCGCCGACTTCTCGTCGCCCTGACGCTCCAGACTGGAGGCCAGGCGGATGTCTGGCTTCAGTCCGAGGGGCTCATGGAACAGCGCGGTGCTCGCCAGCAGCACGCGCAGCAGGGAGCCGGGGCCCGACTCGCGCGCCGCGCCGTCGTAGAAGGGCTCCAGCAGGGGCAGCACCTGGGTGGCGAAATGGGGCCGCTGCCCATACAGCGTCACCAGCTTGCTCAGGTGCTTGCGTGCCCAGGGCTGTCGGGAGTCCACGGCGAGCTCGCCGATGAGCGAGTCGCGGTGTGGGTCCTCCAGGGGAATGGACAACCACTGGAAGCCAGGCTCGGTGGGCGGAGGTGTGGGCACGTTGGCGGGCAGCGCGACGCGGGTCCTCCGCTGCCAGCCACGCCTCAGCCACTGCACGTTGTCGAGCACCAGCAGCGTGCCCGCGCGCGCCACCTGCTCATAGAAGTCCACCCAGGGGAGGTAATGCGGTTGCTCGGCGACGACGACTCCTGGGCTGCCCGGCACGTCCGGCCTCTCTCTCCACGAGGTTGCTGGGGTGGCGCGGCCCCTCACTCGGGACCCGGCGCGGTGGATCCATCCCGCTGCTAGATTGTAACATTCCGAAGACGGGCAGGGACCTTCGCCGAGGCGGGAAGGAACGGATGAAGTACCTGTGCATCAGCGCCAACCCACACCACCCCGTGGCGGAGGAGCTTCGGCGTCAGGGCCAGGAAGTGCTCGTGCTGGGGAGTGCCGCGGAGGCGGACGCGGAGCTGGTGAATGGCCGGGCGGACGTGCTCATCGTCGAGGCCGCGTCGCTGGTGAAGGACGCGCGCTGGCTGGACACGTTGCGAGGCCGTGCGCGGCCTTGGGAGCCGCTGGTGCTGGGCCTCGCGGAGGCCGCGACGGACGAGACCCTGGCGCCGCTGTTGTCCGCGGGCGTGGATGACTTCCTCGTCGCGCCATTCCCCGCCGAGCAGGTGCGGGCGCGCGGGGTGTTGCTGGAGCGCAGGGCGGCGCTGCGCCGGCGCAACCAGAACTCGCAGGCCGCCGCGCGCGGAGAGATGGAGCGGCTGGCCTCCATCATCCAGACCCAGTCGGACGTGGCGCTGGCGGGGCTGGACCTGCCCGGTGTGATGCGCCTGCTGTGCGAGCGCGCGCAGGTGTTGTGCGGCGCGGATGGGGCGGCGGTGGCGCTGCTGGATGACGGGTTCGTGGACTACCGCGTGGCCACCGGCAGCCTGTGGCCGTACAAGGAGTTCCGGCTCAAGTTGGAGGGCAGCCTCACCGGCGCGAGCCTTCAGCGCGGCGAGGTGATGCGCACCGACGACACCGAGGAGGACGCACGCGTCAACGTGCGCGCCACGCGGGCGGTGGGCGCGCGCTCCATGGTGTGCGTGCCGCTGTGGCGGGAGGCTCGGCCGGTGGGCGCGCTGAACCTGGTCTCCCAGCGGGTGAATGCGTTCGACGACCGGGACGTGCGCACGCTGGAGCTGATGGCGGGGCTCTTGGGCGCGGCCATGGGCAACGCGGCGGAGGTGGAGGCTCGCCACGCGCTGATGGATGAGCGCGCCGCGGCGCTCGCGGCCCTTCAGGAATCCCAGGCGCTGTTCGCGGCCTTCATGAATCACAGCCCCGCGGTGGCCTACATGAAGGAGGAGGGGGGCCGGCGCATCTGGGTGAACCAGCCCTACCGCCGCTTCTTCGGCCTGCCCGACGACGCGAGCCTGGACCGCCTGGACGACATGAACCTGATGCCCGAGGCGTCCGCGGCGCATGTCCGGAAGGAGGACCAGGCGGTGCTCGACTCGGGGCGTCCCAGCGTGACGGAGGGGATGATTCCGTCGCCGGATGGGACGGACCGGCACTGGCTCACGTATCGCTTCATCGTGAACGAGCACGCCGGGCGCCGGCTGCTGGGCGGCGTGGCGCTGGACATCACCGACCGCAAGGCGATGCAGGCGCAGCTCGTGGTGGCGGACCGGCTGGCGGCGGTGGGCACGCTGGCGGCGGGTGTGGCGCATGAAATCAACAACCCGCTCGCCTTCGTGCTCTCCAACCTGTCGTTCCTCGCCGTCGAGCTTCAATCCGTGGCGCGCGAGCTGCCCGCGGGGCGCACGTCCGAGATGGAGGAGGTGCTGCGCGAGGCGGTGGATGGCGCACACCGCGTGCGGCAGATCGTCCGCGACTTGAGGACGTTCTCCCGGGGCGACGACGAGGCCGCCGCGGCCGTCAACCTCCAGGCGGTGCTGGAGTCCGCCATCACCATGGCGCGCGGGGAGCTGAAGATGCGCGCGCAGATCATCCGCGACTATCGCGACGTGCCGCCGGTGGAGGGCAACGAGGGGCGCTTCGGGCAGGTGTTCCTCAACCTGCTCATCAACGCCGCGCACGCCATCCCCGAGGGCAAGCCGGAGAGCCACCAGGTGCGCGTCGTGCTGCGCTCCACGGAGGACCGGGTCATCGTGGAGGTCCATGACACGGGCGTGGGCATGGCGCCCGAGGTGCGCGCGCGCATCTTCGACCCGTTCTTCACCACCAAGCCCGTGGGCGAGGGCACCGGGCTGGGCCTGTCCATCTGCCACGGCATCGTCACGGGCTTCGGCGGAGAGATTTCGGTGGAGAGCGAGCCGGGCCGGGGCAGCGTCTTCCGGGTGACGCTGCCGGTGGGGCCGCGCTCGCGTGAGCTGGGGCCGCCGTCTCCGCGCCTGCACCTGGCGGGGTGAGGCACCTACGGGCGTGGCGCCCGGAACATGGGCGTGAAGACGCGCGGCGCCTTCTTCTTGCGGACGCAGCGCGTGTCCGCGCTCATGTAGCAGGCGGAGAAGGCGCGGCGGCGGAGGCCAGGGCGACCTCGGCCGGAGCGGTGCCACAGGTGGTTGTGGACCAGGATGACCTCGCCCGCGAGCGCGGGGAGGGGCACGGCGCGGCGCTCGGCGTCCTCGGCCTCCACCGCGTCCGGAGGAATGACACCTCCCAGGTCCGTGACGAGTCCGCGTCGGTGACTGCCGGGGATGACCTCCAGACAGCCGCCGTCCTCGGGGGCGTCATCCAGCGCGGTCCACAGCTGGAGCTCCGGCTCCTGGGTGAGGCCCCACAGCCGGCCGCCATCCTGGTGCCAGGGCAGGTTGCTGCCGCCGGCCTGTCCCTTGTGGAAGAGGATGGCGCGATACAGGACGACGTCGCCGGGGATGCGCGCGTGGACGATGCGCTCGAACAGTGGGTTCTCCATCCACGCGAGGAAGCGCGGGTCCTTCTCCAGCTTCTCCAGCTTGCGGTAGTCCAGCGACGGGCCCTGCCAGCCGAGGCCCAGCGGGGCATCCTCGTAGCGCCCGGTGGTCGCA
This window contains:
- a CDS encoding WbqC family protein, which translates into the protein MPGSPGVVVAEQPHYLPWVDFYEQVARAGTLLVLDNVQWLRRGWQRRTRVALPANVPTPPPTEPGFQWLSIPLEDPHRDSLIGELAVDSRQPWARKHLSKLVTLYGQRPHFATQVLPLLEPFYDGAARESGPGSLLRVLLASTALFHEPLGLKPDIRLASSLERQGDEKSARLVEYCRQLKAQTYYSGLGSSLYLQVSLFRDADVRVLWQRFRHPPYAQGREGRFVQGLSIVDVLANVPVDEVRRWLEPSPWGPFAPAPSGG
- a CDS encoding ATP-binding protein yields the protein MKYLCISANPHHPVAEELRRQGQEVLVLGSAAEADAELVNGRADVLIVEAASLVKDARWLDTLRGRARPWEPLVLGLAEAATDETLAPLLSAGVDDFLVAPFPAEQVRARGVLLERRAALRRRNQNSQAAARGEMERLASIIQTQSDVALAGLDLPGVMRLLCERAQVLCGADGAAVALLDDGFVDYRVATGSLWPYKEFRLKLEGSLTGASLQRGEVMRTDDTEEDARVNVRATRAVGARSMVCVPLWREARPVGALNLVSQRVNAFDDRDVRTLELMAGLLGAAMGNAAEVEARHALMDERAAALAALQESQALFAAFMNHSPAVAYMKEEGGRRIWVNQPYRRFFGLPDDASLDRLDDMNLMPEASAAHVRKEDQAVLDSGRPSVTEGMIPSPDGTDRHWLTYRFIVNEHAGRRLLGGVALDITDRKAMQAQLVVADRLAAVGTLAAGVAHEINNPLAFVLSNLSFLAVELQSVARELPAGRTSEMEEVLREAVDGAHRVRQIVRDLRTFSRGDDEAAAAVNLQAVLESAITMARGELKMRAQIIRDYRDVPPVEGNEGRFGQVFLNLLINAAHAIPEGKPESHQVRVVLRSTEDRVIVEVHDTGVGMAPEVRARIFDPFFTTKPVGEGTGLGLSICHGIVTGFGGEISVESEPGRGSVFRVTLPVGPRSRELGPPSPRLHLAG
- a CDS encoding phytanoyl-CoA dioxygenase family protein codes for the protein MLREDAKDLDIAQVLAHYAEHGYARLGRVLDEPGLEALRERADDLMLGRVVYPGMFFQPDATTGRYEDAPLGLGWQGPSLDYRKLEKLEKDPRFLAWMENPLFERIVHARIPGDVVLYRAILFHKGQAGGSNLPWHQDGGRLWGLTQEPELQLWTALDDAPEDGGCLEVIPGSHRRGLVTDLGGVIPPDAVEAEDAERRAVPLPALAGEVILVHNHLWHRSGRGRPGLRRRAFSACYMSADTRCVRKKKAPRVFTPMFRAPRP